One window of the Pieris rapae chromosome 11, ilPieRapa1.1, whole genome shotgun sequence genome contains the following:
- the LOC110997924 gene encoding peroxisomal membrane protein 2, with amino-acid sequence MALSKPIMNLVASYLQNLYLHPIKTKSISSCVVGCAGSIASQVVAGERIKLDPIFAFGLYGLIFGGTIPHYFYELIERLFPHEATAFPLAKKLIFERLVIAPLMQAFSLYTLARFEGKNHKAASKQLHSLYLTVLEANWKWLTLFQVINLAFVPPMLRVLFMNIVGFGWAMFIASKRRQTQKKESS; translated from the exons atggcTCTATCAAAACCTATTATGAATTTAGTTGCatcttatttacaaaacttgTACTTGCAcccaataaaaacaaaatcgatatcaag ttgTGTTGTTGGCTGCGCAGGCAGCATTGCATCACAAGTTGTTGCAGGTGAACGGATAAAGCTGGACCCAATCTTTGCATTTGGACTTTATGG GTTAATATTTGGTGGAACCATTCCTCACTATTTTTATGAGCTCATAGAAAGATTGTTTCCTCATGAAGCAACTGCCTTTCCTCTTGCAAAAAAGCTTATATTTGAAAGGCTAGTTATTGCACCACTCATGCAAGCTTTTTCTCTATACACCCTTGCAAGATTTGAAGGAAAGAATCACAAAGCAGCATCAAAACAGTTGCATTCACTATACTTGACTGTATTAGAAGCAAACTGGAAATGGTTAACACTTTTCCAAGTTATAAATTTGGCCTTTGTACCCCCAATg CTCAGAGTACTATTTATGAACATAGTTGGATTTGGTTGGGCAATGTTCATAGCTTCAAAACGTAGACAGACTCAGAAAAAGGAATCCTCATAA